Proteins from a genomic interval of Caulobacter sp. SL161:
- a CDS encoding winged helix-turn-helix domain-containing protein has product MVETLSAPEARRIALAAQGFGRPRPAQPGKRHLLSTIQALGVVQIDSVNVVSRSHYLPFFSRLGAYDRALLEDLAWGRKPALAEYWAHEASLTPLATHPLLRWRMQDARDGVGVWKNVAKFLHTHADFIDQALETVDQRGPLAASELALGAKGAGGWWGWSEGKRAMECLFWTGRLTTATRRGAFERVYDLPERVLPKAIHDAPTPDRVAACRALLRIAAQAMGVATERDLRDYFRLGVNDARDGVAALVAEGALVPVKVAGWDQPAYLWPEARRPRAIKAAALLSPFDNLIWFRERAERLFDVRVRLEIYTPAHKRTHGYYVLPFLQNEAITARVDLKADRKAGRLLVLAAHAESRADAETPLALAGELALMARWLGLQGVEVRPVGDLAPALGSVVESRAKGASTGL; this is encoded by the coding sequence ATGGTCGAAACCCTCTCCGCCCCCGAGGCGCGCCGAATTGCGCTGGCGGCGCAGGGCTTCGGACGCCCCCGGCCCGCACAGCCCGGGAAGCGTCACCTGCTCTCGACGATCCAGGCGCTCGGCGTCGTCCAGATCGACTCGGTCAATGTGGTCTCGCGCTCCCATTATCTGCCGTTCTTCTCCCGCCTGGGCGCCTACGACCGCGCCCTGCTCGAGGACCTCGCCTGGGGGCGCAAGCCCGCCCTGGCCGAGTACTGGGCGCACGAGGCGTCTCTGACGCCGCTCGCCACCCACCCGCTACTGCGCTGGCGCATGCAGGACGCCCGCGACGGCGTGGGAGTCTGGAAGAACGTCGCCAAGTTCCTGCACACCCATGCCGACTTCATCGATCAGGCGCTCGAGACTGTCGATCAGCGCGGACCGCTCGCCGCCTCCGAATTGGCGTTGGGCGCGAAAGGCGCGGGCGGCTGGTGGGGCTGGAGCGAGGGCAAACGGGCGATGGAATGCCTGTTCTGGACCGGCCGCCTGACCACCGCCACACGTCGCGGCGCCTTCGAACGCGTTTACGACCTTCCCGAGCGGGTCCTGCCCAAGGCCATCCACGACGCGCCCACGCCTGATCGGGTTGCGGCCTGTCGCGCGCTGCTCAGGATCGCCGCCCAGGCCATGGGCGTCGCGACCGAACGCGACCTGCGCGACTATTTCCGACTTGGCGTTAACGATGCGCGCGACGGCGTCGCCGCCTTGGTGGCGGAAGGCGCCCTGGTTCCCGTCAAGGTCGCCGGCTGGGATCAACCGGCCTATCTCTGGCCCGAAGCCCGGCGTCCACGGGCGATCAAGGCCGCCGCCCTGCTCTCCCCCTTCGACAATCTGATCTGGTTTCGGGAGCGCGCCGAGCGACTGTTCGATGTGCGCGTGCGCCTTGAGATCTACACGCCAGCCCACAAGCGCACCCACGGCTACTATGTGCTACCCTTTCTGCAGAACGAGGCGATCACGGCCCGGGTGGACCTCAAGGCGGATCGCAAGGCAGGCCGGCTTCTGGTCCTGGCGGCGCACGCCGAGTCACGGGCCGACGCGGAGACCCCCCTGGCCCTGGCCGGGGAACTGGCCCTCATGGCCCGTTGGCTTGGCCTTCAAGGCGTCGAAGTCAGGCCGGTCGGCGATCTCGCCCCCGCCTTGGGTTCGGTTGTGGAGTCCCGCGCTAAAGGCGCCTCGACCGGACTGTAA
- a CDS encoding response regulator transcription factor, producing the protein MNSWTPACRPTDRESPAARSAPPRDAPLPSLSELMKVALLDDDQSHNALVASVLEPAGFVCTSFTTPSRLLAELRKQTFDLIILDWNMPELSGVETLKLLREDPATAPPVLLLTSRSVEADLVEGLNAGADDYIVKPLQPQVLLARVNAVVRRIHRPVSQPQTEQYGHYRLDPGAQTASWNGQVEALTPKEFQLASLLFSNLSRPLSREYLLRRIWGQRPDLETRTLDAHVSRLRSKLHLRPSNGFRLSTVYGFGYRLEACDPDTASGGD; encoded by the coding sequence ATGAACAGCTGGACGCCTGCTTGTCGCCCCACCGACAGAGAGTCGCCCGCGGCGCGTTCCGCTCCCCCGCGGGACGCGCCACTTCCCAGCTTAAGTGAGCTTATGAAAGTCGCCCTGCTCGACGACGACCAAAGTCACAACGCGCTCGTGGCTTCGGTTCTGGAGCCCGCCGGATTCGTCTGCACCAGCTTCACGACGCCGTCGCGCTTGCTGGCCGAGCTGCGCAAACAGACCTTCGATCTGATCATCCTCGACTGGAACATGCCCGAGCTGTCCGGCGTCGAGACCTTGAAGCTTCTGCGGGAGGATCCCGCGACGGCCCCGCCTGTGCTGCTGCTCACCAGCCGTTCGGTGGAGGCCGATCTCGTCGAGGGCCTGAACGCCGGCGCCGACGACTACATCGTCAAGCCGCTGCAGCCGCAGGTGCTGCTGGCGCGCGTGAACGCCGTTGTCCGGCGCATCCATCGGCCGGTGTCACAGCCGCAGACGGAACAGTATGGGCACTACCGACTGGACCCCGGCGCCCAGACCGCCAGCTGGAACGGCCAGGTCGAGGCCCTGACTCCCAAGGAGTTCCAGTTGGCTTCGCTGCTGTTCAGCAATCTCTCACGGCCCCTGTCGCGGGAGTATCTGTTGCGGCGCATCTGGGGGCAGAGGCCGGACCTGGAGACCCGCACCCTGGACGCCCATGTCTCTCGGCTGCGCTCAAAGCTTCACCTTCGTCCCAGCAACGGTTTCCGGCTGAGCACGGTCTACGGTTTCGGCTATCGTCTTGAGGCGTGCGACCCGGATACGGCGAGCGGGGGAGACTGA
- a CDS encoding FecR family protein gives MRPGYGERGRLSMIKAAGVSFVVLALAGGASAWAQTPPAEPPVAYVVKPGDTLIGLGRAYLNRPSDYRRVQKANGVQEPRRLRPGSQLNIDPNLLKSTPIAATLSAFTGPVQVETNGQRAPARVGMPLSEGQWIITGPGAFATFELEDASRVTLPSNTRIRIAKLRQVLINNAPQRVFQLEQGKGTISATPTPTPGARFEVRTPVSVSAVRGTEFRVGAGADKAQTEVLVGAVGVDAGASASDNAPIQAGFGVSASADGVGAPVELLPAPKLGAGGQTQSDALVRFSLEPVTGAASYRVLLARDAGFIDIFAEATTQTTSQQYPIVDFGQVANGTYFVRLTAIDPGGLEGFPADYSFDRDLDTLDAAPPSDAREGKHRKFLFRWSSAGDGVRNYRFQMFANGETQTPIVDQPGLTEPYLTLTDLAPGAYAWRVTALRFKDGVMSEKQGPLQQLQIGK, from the coding sequence GTGCGACCCGGATACGGCGAGCGGGGGAGACTGAGCATGATCAAGGCCGCTGGGGTGAGTTTCGTGGTTCTGGCGCTGGCGGGCGGCGCGAGCGCCTGGGCCCAGACCCCACCCGCCGAGCCGCCGGTGGCCTATGTGGTCAAGCCCGGCGACACCTTGATCGGTCTTGGTCGCGCCTATCTGAACCGCCCCAGCGACTATCGCCGGGTCCAGAAGGCCAATGGCGTCCAGGAGCCAAGGCGACTGCGTCCCGGCTCGCAGTTGAACATCGACCCCAATCTCTTGAAGTCGACGCCGATCGCCGCGACGCTGTCGGCCTTCACCGGCCCCGTTCAGGTCGAGACGAACGGCCAGCGCGCGCCCGCCCGCGTTGGCATGCCGCTGTCGGAGGGCCAGTGGATCATCACGGGGCCGGGCGCCTTCGCCACGTTCGAACTGGAGGACGCCTCGCGCGTCACCCTGCCGTCGAACACGCGGATCCGGATCGCCAAGCTGCGCCAGGTCCTGATCAACAATGCGCCCCAGCGGGTGTTCCAGCTGGAGCAAGGCAAGGGGACGATTTCGGCCACCCCCACGCCGACGCCCGGTGCGCGGTTCGAGGTGCGCACGCCCGTCTCGGTGTCGGCGGTGCGCGGCACCGAGTTCCGCGTCGGGGCCGGGGCCGACAAGGCTCAGACCGAGGTCCTGGTTGGCGCCGTCGGCGTCGACGCCGGCGCGAGCGCCAGCGACAACGCGCCCATCCAGGCCGGCTTTGGCGTCAGCGCCTCGGCGGATGGTGTCGGCGCGCCGGTCGAGTTGCTGCCGGCGCCCAAGCTTGGCGCCGGGGGGCAAACCCAGAGCGACGCCCTGGTCCGCTTCAGCCTGGAGCCCGTAACGGGCGCGGCGTCGTACCGCGTTCTGCTGGCTCGCGATGCGGGCTTCATCGATATCTTCGCCGAGGCGACGACCCAGACCACGTCCCAGCAGTATCCGATCGTCGACTTCGGCCAGGTGGCCAACGGGACCTATTTCGTCCGCCTGACCGCGATCGATCCAGGCGGCCTGGAAGGCTTCCCGGCCGACTACAGCTTTGACCGGGACCTCGACACCCTGGACGCCGCGCCGCCCAGCGACGCACGCGAAGGCAAGCATCGCAAGTTCCTGTTTCGCTGGAGCTCCGCCGGCGACGGCGTGCGGAACTACCGGTTCCAGATGTTCGCCAATGGCGAGACTCAGACCCCGATCGTCGACCAGCCCGGCCTGACCGAGCCCTATCTGACGCTGACGGATCTGGCCCCGGGCGCCTATGCCTGGCGCGTCACCGCGCTGCGCTTCAAGGACGGCGTGATGAGCGAGAAGCAGGGGCCGCTGCAGCAGCTGCAGATCGGGAAGTGA
- a CDS encoding CHASE2 domain-containing protein, translated as MRKTGSRPSRSGERRLSWLWLAMAASLVFAVFAVRPPSRIDNVLYDVLTRANAHPADDSILIIDIDDRSLARMGTWPWGRDTHARMVDQLTQAGAKTIVYDVLFSEPSRYPAQDRALGEAIARSGRVYLPEFLIDSGEQAPPRVVGSISEIARGAAGVGLAHVRFDDDGVVRRMAPFEANGPSLKPDLMTVVHRATRPSGSPDVTRGDEQTLLISFAGPPSIYRHASFASVLDGEVPRELIAGRTVFVGLTAPGLGPAFPTPVTPDAASMTGVQLQASVLDALRSGRMITPAGPWSRVGFSLTLLWLLMIGFMALPPRANLLLTIGLCLVGLAYSAALFWLGHIWLSPITTVIGLQLVALIWGWGRLGQVNDLIGRELARVRAVVRGRGAKPAAFSGDVVTRQASSLGDAITRMDDLRRFSADALFSLPDATLVANEQGRVIAANAAAQALFKPHQATLNGASLADLINLLDPLGRRFELDWPQATDRHDPIDLHLPDGRAFQLQTVLRRDEQGGPAGWIVRLADISILTAAMRQREQALQLLTHDMRSPQTSILALLATTPDLPKETADRIAAYARRTLALADGFVQLARAEVTPVSLEPLDLADVAVEAIDEVWPQSLQRKIRIEQVGGEAPLMVLGDRSVLARTFVNLLGNALKYSPSGSTITVNLAEQPSPSGPVACIAIADQGPGFSREEAATAFRPFQRFERPGHELASNGVGLGLAFVQAAVARHGGEVSCRSEPGVGAEFTVRLPRHGVAQGG; from the coding sequence GTGAGGAAGACCGGCTCCCGCCCGTCACGCTCAGGCGAACGGCGGCTGTCGTGGCTCTGGCTGGCGATGGCCGCCAGCCTGGTGTTCGCCGTCTTCGCGGTACGGCCGCCCAGTCGGATCGATAATGTCCTCTACGACGTTCTGACGCGCGCCAACGCCCATCCCGCCGATGACTCCATCCTGATCATCGACATTGACGATCGCAGCCTGGCCCGGATGGGGACCTGGCCTTGGGGGCGCGACACGCACGCCAGGATGGTGGACCAACTGACCCAGGCGGGGGCCAAGACCATCGTCTATGATGTGCTGTTCAGCGAGCCGTCGCGTTATCCCGCCCAAGACCGTGCGCTGGGCGAAGCGATCGCCCGTTCCGGACGGGTCTACCTCCCGGAGTTCCTGATCGACAGCGGCGAGCAAGCGCCTCCCCGCGTCGTCGGATCGATTTCCGAGATCGCCCGGGGCGCGGCCGGGGTTGGTCTGGCGCACGTGCGCTTCGATGACGACGGCGTGGTGCGCCGCATGGCGCCGTTCGAGGCGAACGGGCCGAGTCTCAAACCCGACCTGATGACCGTCGTCCACCGCGCCACCCGTCCGTCGGGCTCGCCCGATGTGACACGGGGGGATGAGCAGACGCTGCTGATCTCCTTTGCGGGCCCCCCGTCGATCTATCGCCATGCCAGCTTCGCGAGCGTGCTCGACGGGGAAGTGCCCCGCGAGTTGATCGCAGGGCGGACCGTCTTCGTCGGCTTGACCGCGCCTGGCCTTGGCCCCGCCTTTCCGACGCCGGTCACGCCGGACGCCGCCAGCATGACCGGGGTTCAGCTGCAGGCCAGCGTGCTCGACGCCTTGCGAAGCGGCCGGATGATCACGCCGGCCGGCCCCTGGAGCCGCGTGGGGTTCAGCCTGACACTGCTCTGGCTACTGATGATCGGGTTCATGGCCCTGCCGCCACGCGCCAATCTGCTGCTGACCATCGGCCTTTGCCTGGTGGGCCTAGCCTATTCAGCCGCGCTCTTCTGGCTGGGCCATATCTGGCTCTCCCCGATCACGACCGTGATCGGCCTGCAACTCGTCGCCCTGATCTGGGGCTGGGGCCGCCTGGGCCAGGTAAATGACCTGATCGGACGCGAGCTGGCGCGCGTCCGGGCCGTCGTTCGCGGACGAGGCGCGAAACCCGCCGCGTTCTCGGGCGACGTCGTGACGCGCCAGGCTTCCAGCCTCGGTGACGCGATCACGCGCATGGACGATCTGCGCCGCTTCTCGGCCGACGCCCTGTTCAGCCTGCCGGACGCCACCTTGGTGGCGAACGAGCAGGGGCGGGTGATCGCCGCGAACGCTGCGGCCCAGGCCCTTTTCAAGCCGCATCAGGCGACCCTGAACGGCGCATCGCTGGCGGACTTGATCAATCTGCTGGACCCCTTGGGGCGACGCTTCGAACTCGACTGGCCGCAGGCCACGGACCGCCACGACCCGATCGACCTGCACCTGCCCGACGGCCGGGCCTTTCAGCTGCAGACCGTCCTTCGTCGCGACGAGCAAGGCGGCCCCGCCGGATGGATCGTTCGCCTGGCCGACATCTCGATCCTGACCGCCGCCATGCGCCAGCGGGAGCAGGCTTTGCAGCTGCTGACCCATGACATGCGCTCGCCGCAGACCTCGATCCTGGCCTTGCTGGCCACCACGCCCGACCTGCCCAAGGAGACGGCCGACCGCATCGCCGCCTATGCTCGTCGCACGCTCGCTCTCGCAGACGGCTTCGTGCAGCTGGCCCGCGCCGAGGTGACGCCGGTCTCGCTGGAACCCCTGGATCTGGCCGATGTCGCGGTCGAGGCGATCGATGAAGTCTGGCCCCAGTCCTTGCAGCGCAAGATCCGCATCGAGCAGGTCGGCGGCGAAGCGCCCTTGATGGTGCTGGGGGACCGAAGCGTGCTCGCCCGCACGTTCGTCAACCTGCTGGGCAACGCCCTGAAGTACAGCCCCTCAGGATCGACGATCACGGTCAACCTGGCTGAGCAGCCCTCGCCCAGCGGACCGGTCGCCTGCATCGCCATCGCCGACCAGGGACCCGGTTTCTCCCGCGAAGAGGCGGCCACCGCCTTTCGGCCCTTCCAGAGGTTCGAACGGCCGGGACATGAGCTGGCCAGCAACGGCGTCGGTCTTGGACTGGCGTTCGTGCAGGCGGCGGTCGCCCGGCACGGGGGCGAGGTTTCCTGCCGCAGCGAACCCGGCGTGGGCGCGGAATTCACCGTGCGCCTGCCACGGCACGGCGTCGCGCAAGGCGGTTAA
- a CDS encoding protein adenylyltransferase SelO yields the protein MIPAPAYRPDPRFQALGGEFADPVEPADFPETVLRFRNDRAAATVGLETLDDRAWLRHFGRFEPLPDNQTRPLAMRYHGHQFRVYNPDLGDGRGFLFGQLREAGTGRLLDLATKGSGQTPWSRAGDGRLTLKGGVREILAASFLEALGVPTSRAFSLVETGEALTRGDEPSPTRSAVLTRLSHSHMRFGTFQRLAYLDRRDLMVQLVDHVIESYFPDLADEPDRPAVLMRAVVSASARLLSRWMSAGFVHGVLNTDNMVVTGESFDYGPWRFLPRNDPNFVAAYFDHAGLYSFGRQPEAVFWNLQQLAGCLSLVTDQAALLAALNSFSDLYRAALRGAMLDRLGLKSRGAEADIALVNTAFRALAEGGEPLRWEPFFFDWFGGAATEERALRGPRAGLYTRDAFLELRRALADFEPDRPERLAHPAFARPEPEELIIDEVEALWSPIAEADDWGPLNAKLARIAAAREAYALGQARI from the coding sequence ATGATCCCAGCGCCCGCCTACCGTCCCGATCCGCGTTTCCAGGCCCTGGGCGGAGAGTTTGCCGATCCTGTGGAGCCTGCGGATTTTCCGGAGACGGTGCTGCGGTTCCGGAACGATCGCGCGGCGGCGACGGTGGGGCTGGAGACGTTGGACGATCGCGCGTGGCTGCGCCACTTCGGGCGCTTCGAGCCGCTGCCGGATAATCAGACCCGGCCGCTGGCCATGCGGTATCACGGCCATCAGTTCCGCGTTTACAATCCAGACTTGGGAGACGGGCGCGGCTTCCTGTTCGGCCAGTTACGCGAGGCGGGGACAGGCCGCCTTCTGGACCTTGCCACGAAGGGGTCGGGACAGACCCCATGGTCCCGCGCGGGCGATGGTCGGCTGACCTTGAAGGGCGGCGTGCGGGAGATTCTCGCCGCAAGTTTCCTTGAGGCGCTGGGCGTTCCAACCTCTAGAGCCTTCTCGCTTGTCGAGACGGGCGAGGCCTTGACCCGGGGGGATGAGCCCAGCCCCACCCGGTCGGCGGTCCTGACCCGGCTCTCGCACAGCCATATGCGCTTTGGGACCTTTCAGCGCCTGGCCTACCTCGATCGCAGAGATCTGATGGTCCAACTGGTCGATCATGTGATCGAGAGCTACTTCCCGGATCTGGCCGACGAACCCGATCGTCCCGCCGTCCTGATGCGCGCGGTGGTCTCGGCGAGCGCGCGACTGCTGTCCCGCTGGATGTCCGCCGGCTTCGTGCATGGCGTGCTGAACACGGACAATATGGTCGTCACGGGCGAGAGCTTCGACTACGGCCCATGGCGTTTCCTGCCGCGAAACGATCCAAACTTTGTCGCCGCCTATTTCGACCATGCCGGCCTCTACAGCTTCGGGCGTCAGCCCGAGGCGGTGTTCTGGAACCTGCAGCAACTGGCGGGCTGTCTGAGCCTCGTGACCGACCAGGCCGCCCTGTTGGCCGCCCTGAACAGCTTCTCGGACCTCTACCGTGCGGCGCTGCGGGGGGCGATGCTGGATCGGCTGGGCCTCAAGAGCCGTGGCGCGGAGGCCGATATCGCCCTGGTCAACACGGCCTTCAGGGCGCTGGCGGAGGGCGGTGAACCGCTGCGCTGGGAGCCGTTCTTCTTCGACTGGTTCGGCGGCGCGGCCACGGAGGAGCGCGCGCTGCGAGGCCCTCGCGCCGGGCTCTATACGAGAGACGCGTTCCTGGAGCTGCGACGGGCGCTGGCCGATTTCGAGCCCGATCGCCCGGAACGTCTGGCGCATCCGGCTTTCGCTCGTCCCGAACCCGAGGAGTTGATCATCGATGAGGTCGAGGCCCTTTGGTCGCCTATCGCCGAGGCCGATGATTGGGGTCCGCTAAACGCCAAGCTCGCCCGAATAGCCGCCGCGCGAGAGGCCTACGCGCTGGGCCAGGCCCGGATTTGA
- a CDS encoding M28 family metallopeptidase, producing MKTIRFLGFWICLALGLVLGALSQQPPPAVGVTAPATAFSADRAMADVAAIAQRPHPTGSAEIARVRDHLLTRINALRLEVSVRPGEGFSQHGSDGRTLSAAAVQNLVGVLPGRDRSLPAILVMSHYDSVHNSPGAADDASGTAAALEIARALKASGPHARDVIFLFTDAEEAGLLGADAFFARDPSLARVGLVVNMEARGDAGRAAMFQTGPGNGALISVFGREAKGASGNSMASTVYERMPNDTDFTHAVNKGLTGLNLAFIDNQLAYHTPLSRPDHLQRGSLQHMGDQVLPTVRALANASELPDRTENAIYSDVLGLFMIRYPPAVGWALLALAAALVGFCAWRALAGRGASGWEIARGAAGLLLTAASAGLVLHLLGRLLMIDGVQRYYGLLTRFDFLLWGAGLLAAAAGLGVATAQARGARRLIPCAVALALGGACSLVSGFDPIGLGLGLAASVLAAVALGFRTEVLGAWIGGMIVLLLLAIAAQVLAPGATVMLTWPLLVAAVGAALVIGIGGTRDKRLALALTCVVGLLAILSTAQLAAWGAWTFAGVGLMEPAVLAVFAMLAAPALSPLAHDFAATRWAWRAAGIMALVGVALTANAARLGGEPSRPAITQALHVADLSTGMAWRVAGLTRLDAWTRAVLPDDGGSEPQQQALAPFWKNPVWMSETRVVPVASPQLTVDRAEDRLLIRLIPAPGAELVSLRLRPSTPLSQPRLNGRPITLATQAGEWSSLTYHAPDPNGITLSFTTAGPGQVEVAALEHHDGWPTLAKAPPPKPADLMAFGMSDKTAVLVRGGLSW from the coding sequence ATGAAGACCATTCGCTTCCTCGGATTCTGGATCTGTCTCGCCTTGGGGCTGGTGCTGGGCGCGCTGAGCCAACAGCCCCCGCCTGCGGTCGGCGTCACCGCACCCGCCACCGCGTTTTCGGCCGACCGCGCCATGGCCGATGTCGCGGCGATCGCGCAGAGGCCCCATCCCACCGGCTCGGCCGAGATCGCAAGGGTCCGCGATCACCTGCTGACGCGCATCAACGCCCTGCGGCTCGAGGTCTCGGTCCGCCCGGGCGAAGGCTTCTCCCAGCACGGCTCGGACGGCCGGACCTTGAGCGCGGCCGCCGTGCAGAACCTGGTTGGCGTCCTGCCGGGCCGTGACCGCAGCTTGCCGGCCATCCTGGTCATGAGCCACTACGACTCGGTGCACAATTCGCCGGGCGCAGCGGACGACGCCTCGGGAACCGCAGCCGCCTTGGAGATCGCCCGCGCCCTGAAGGCGAGCGGGCCGCACGCCAGGGACGTGATCTTCCTGTTCACCGACGCCGAGGAGGCGGGCCTCTTGGGGGCTGACGCGTTCTTCGCCCGCGATCCCAGCCTCGCACGCGTGGGCCTGGTGGTGAACATGGAGGCGCGCGGCGACGCGGGGCGCGCCGCGATGTTCCAGACCGGCCCGGGCAATGGCGCGCTGATCAGCGTCTTCGGTCGCGAGGCCAAGGGGGCGTCGGGCAATTCAATGGCCTCGACCGTCTATGAGCGGATGCCCAACGACACCGATTTCACCCACGCGGTGAACAAGGGCCTGACTGGGCTGAACCTGGCCTTCATCGACAATCAGCTCGCGTATCACACGCCGCTGTCGCGCCCCGACCATCTGCAGCGGGGCAGCCTGCAGCATATGGGCGATCAGGTCCTGCCGACCGTGCGGGCCCTGGCGAACGCGTCCGAACTGCCCGACAGGACCGAGAACGCCATCTATTCCGACGTCCTGGGCCTGTTCATGATCCGCTATCCGCCGGCGGTGGGCTGGGCGCTCTTGGCGCTGGCCGCAGCCCTGGTCGGCTTCTGCGCCTGGCGCGCGCTGGCGGGCCGAGGCGCGAGCGGCTGGGAGATCGCGCGCGGCGCGGCCGGACTGTTGCTGACCGCCGCCAGCGCCGGTCTGGTGCTGCATCTGCTTGGCCGCCTTCTGATGATCGACGGCGTCCAGCGCTACTATGGCCTGCTGACGCGCTTTGACTTTCTGCTCTGGGGCGCGGGTCTGCTCGCCGCTGCCGCAGGGCTGGGCGTCGCCACGGCCCAGGCGCGGGGCGCCCGGAGGCTCATTCCGTGCGCCGTCGCCCTGGCGCTGGGCGGCGCTTGCAGCCTGGTCAGCGGGTTTGATCCCATCGGTCTTGGCCTTGGGCTGGCCGCGAGCGTTCTGGCCGCCGTGGCGCTGGGTTTCCGCACCGAGGTTCTGGGCGCCTGGATCGGCGGCATGATCGTGCTACTGCTGCTGGCGATCGCCGCTCAGGTCCTCGCGCCCGGGGCGACGGTGATGCTGACCTGGCCGCTGCTGGTCGCCGCCGTCGGCGCGGCGCTGGTGATCGGAATCGGCGGTACGCGGGACAAGCGGCTCGCCCTGGCCCTGACCTGCGTCGTCGGCCTTCTGGCGATCCTGTCGACCGCCCAGCTGGCCGCCTGGGGGGCCTGGACCTTCGCCGGCGTCGGCCTGATGGAGCCGGCCGTGCTGGCGGTGTTCGCCATGCTGGCCGCCCCGGCCTTGTCGCCACTCGCGCACGACTTCGCCGCGACGCGCTGGGCCTGGCGCGCCGCCGGGATCATGGCCCTGGTCGGCGTGGCGCTTACGGCCAACGCCGCCCGCCTCGGCGGCGAGCCCTCCCGCCCCGCAATCACCCAGGCCCTGCACGTCGCCGACCTGTCCACCGGCATGGCCTGGCGCGTCGCCGGCCTGACGAGACTGGACGCCTGGACCCGCGCGGTCCTGCCCGACGACGGCGGGTCCGAGCCCCAGCAGCAGGCCCTGGCGCCGTTCTGGAAGAATCCGGTGTGGATGTCGGAGACCCGCGTCGTGCCCGTGGCCAGCCCGCAGCTGACCGTCGACCGCGCCGAGGATCGCCTGCTGATCCGCCTGATCCCCGCGCCCGGCGCCGAGCTGGTCAGCCTGCGCCTGCGTCCGAGCACGCCGCTCAGCCAACCGCGCCTCAATGGTCGGCCGATCACCCTGGCGACCCAGGCCGGTGAGTGGTCGAGCCTGACCTATCATGCGCCCGATCCGAACGGGATCACGCTCAGCTTCACAACCGCCGGCCCCGGACAGGTCGAGGTCGCCGCGCTGGAGCATCACGACGGCTGGCCGACCCTGGCCAAGGCGCCGCCGCCCAAACCCGCAGACCTGATGGCCTTCGGCATGTCGGACAAGACCGCCGTGCTGGTGCGCGGCGGCCTGTCCTGGTGA